The following proteins are co-located in the Sulfurospirillum deleyianum DSM 6946 genome:
- a CDS encoding translation initiation factor SUI1, with protein sequence MKLLERPMAAKDAPFTLGSALDNDSAWQFEEGKTSSSPLEIKVPAKHLLVLKMEKRQGKPVSIAGPFFLEKEVLLKLCSLLKKKLGSGGTCKEEWLEFQGECREKLKTFLQDEGFRFKG encoded by the coding sequence ATGAAGCTTTTAGAGAGACCTATGGCCGCTAAAGACGCTCCGTTTACGCTAGGAAGTGCTTTAGACAACGATAGTGCTTGGCAGTTTGAAGAGGGAAAAACCTCTTCTTCGCCTCTTGAGATAAAAGTGCCTGCAAAACATCTTTTGGTGCTTAAAATGGAAAAACGACAGGGAAAACCTGTTTCGATTGCCGGTCCTTTTTTTCTTGAAAAAGAGGTACTTTTAAAACTCTGTTCTTTGCTTAAGAAAAAATTGGGCAGTGGCGGTACATGTAAAGAAGAGTGGTTAGAGTTTCAAGGTGAATGCCGTGAAAAACTTAAAACCTTTCTGCAAGATGAGGGATTTCGTTTTAAAGGATAA
- a CDS encoding EAL and HDOD domain-containing protein, with amino-acid sequence MSTYIGRQPIFDKEGECLAYELLYRSCELSNVATFKDNAKATARVIVNLIHTIGFRSIIGTKKGYINLDESMLFSDALLLLPPESFGFEILEYTKISNELIEKVAELHAKGYTFSLDDFDCSEKMFETYTPLFPYIKLIKVDIQAIGVENLAPALAKLSLHAIPLLAEKIETHEEYMSCLNYPFHFFQGYFFEKPVILSGKKIEPSTLNALHLIQCMQTNDDIAFVTHKFSTCPDLVYNLLRHVNSGAYHFKTKITSIQQMITLLGPKRILSWLGLFLYGTPHERPFGVEIYNNAKFRAKAMEELALCCQHSELSHKAFLIGSLSLIDTYLSIPMLEFLNHAHLDDEIKTALLFKEGFLGNLLHIAVEMNHSTNIKESLKRMEKTPCFTVDQLYETCQKALLFVEETAYE; translated from the coding sequence GTGAGTACCTACATCGGAAGACAACCTATCTTCGATAAAGAGGGTGAATGTCTAGCTTATGAATTATTGTATCGTTCGTGTGAATTAAGCAACGTTGCAACCTTTAAAGATAACGCAAAAGCAACGGCTAGAGTCATTGTTAATCTCATTCATACCATAGGATTTCGCTCCATCATAGGCACCAAAAAGGGATACATCAATCTTGATGAATCCATGCTCTTTAGTGATGCCCTTTTACTCTTGCCTCCAGAATCTTTTGGATTTGAAATTTTAGAATACACAAAAATCTCCAATGAACTGATTGAAAAAGTGGCAGAACTTCATGCGAAAGGCTACACCTTCTCCTTAGATGATTTTGATTGCAGTGAGAAGATGTTTGAAACGTACACGCCTTTATTCCCTTATATAAAACTGATTAAAGTAGATATTCAGGCTATTGGCGTAGAAAATCTTGCCCCTGCTCTTGCCAAACTCTCTTTACATGCCATCCCTTTATTGGCAGAGAAAATTGAGACTCACGAAGAGTATATGAGCTGCTTAAACTACCCCTTCCACTTTTTTCAAGGTTATTTTTTTGAAAAACCTGTCATTTTAAGTGGAAAAAAAATCGAACCTAGCACACTCAACGCACTCCACCTGATTCAATGCATGCAAACCAATGATGATATCGCCTTTGTCACCCACAAATTTTCTACGTGTCCAGACCTTGTCTATAACCTTTTACGCCATGTCAATTCAGGAGCATATCACTTTAAAACAAAAATCACCTCTATTCAACAGATGATTACCCTCTTAGGTCCCAAAAGAATTCTCTCATGGCTAGGACTTTTTTTATACGGAACTCCCCATGAACGCCCTTTTGGAGTAGAAATCTACAACAATGCCAAATTTAGAGCTAAAGCCATGGAAGAGTTAGCTCTTTGTTGCCAACACTCTGAACTTTCACACAAAGCCTTTTTGATTGGAAGTCTTTCCTTAATTGATACCTACCTGAGTATTCCAATGCTTGAATTTTTGAACCATGCCCATTTGGACGATGAGATTAAAACGGCACTGCTTTTTAAAGAGGGTTTTTTAGGAAATCTCTTGCACATTGCGGTGGAGATGAACCATAGCACCAACATCAAAGAGAGCCTGAAGAGGATGGAAAAGACACCGTGTTTTACAGTGGATCAACTTTATGAGACCTGCCAAAAAGCACTCTTATTTGTGGAAGAAACCGCATACGAATAA
- a CDS encoding radical SAM/SPASM domain-containing protein — MSHSFFRVYVELTNICGLKCSFCPPKILPTQTMSLPFFEHILGELKPYTKEIAYHVAGDSLALSNVEAYLDRTHAYGFKVILTTSGYFLKNHSLTTLFHPAIKQINISLNSFNKNSMPLSFEDYMKPILELCHAKQKENKSLFINLRLWNRDENNSDQAFNEMLFSYLENAFKTPLHVKQIQEEKPRSIRLQEKVRLHFDDYFEWPSLHSAHHSDGKCLGLSSHFGILSNGAVVPCCLDKDGVVVLGDLHVNSLASILEAPRTRAIIEGFKANKATEPLCQKCTYKNRFNEEK, encoded by the coding sequence ATGTCACACTCTTTTTTTCGTGTTTATGTCGAATTAACCAATATTTGTGGGTTGAAGTGTAGCTTCTGCCCACCCAAAATTCTTCCCACGCAAACAATGTCCCTTCCCTTTTTTGAACACATTTTAGGTGAACTTAAACCCTATACCAAAGAGATTGCTTATCATGTGGCAGGGGATTCATTGGCGCTTTCTAACGTGGAAGCGTATTTAGATCGCACCCACGCATACGGTTTTAAAGTCATCCTGACCACGAGTGGTTATTTTTTGAAAAACCATTCGCTCACAACTTTATTCCATCCAGCGATTAAACAAATTAACATCTCGCTTAACAGTTTTAATAAAAACAGTATGCCGCTCTCTTTTGAAGACTATATGAAGCCTATTTTAGAGCTCTGCCATGCGAAACAAAAGGAGAATAAATCTCTGTTTATTAACCTTCGTTTATGGAACAGAGATGAAAACAACAGCGACCAAGCCTTTAATGAGATGCTTTTTAGCTATCTGGAAAATGCCTTTAAAACCCCTTTACATGTAAAGCAGATTCAAGAAGAGAAACCTCGCTCTATCAGACTTCAAGAAAAAGTACGTCTGCATTTTGATGACTATTTTGAGTGGCCTTCTCTTCACTCCGCTCACCACTCAGATGGAAAGTGTTTAGGGCTCTCTTCTCATTTTGGGATTCTCTCCAATGGAGCGGTTGTTCCTTGTTGCTTGGATAAAGATGGCGTGGTTGTTTTGGGCGATTTACATGTAAACTCTCTAGCCTCCATTTTAGAGGCTCCTCGCACACGTGCTATCATTGAAGGGTTTAAAGCAAACAAAGCCACAGAGCCTCTTTGTCAAAAATGTACCTATAAAAACCGTTTTAATGAGGAAAAGTAA
- a CDS encoding bifunctional diguanylate cyclase/phosphodiesterase — MAIIKKNIWFIFYVLCVTATFLFGVLCYVTWQNTSQKYQASQENIVELMANATHSLFDTHERLIDILGSAILEHIDDKNPKIAIDKHAQSLLQNPEMVALGVTTPQGDFIYASSDDNPKNIPNLLALPETRDSFIQALASHGMVFGRTYFSPPLQKWGMPIRKTIRNEAGEAQFVITTVLKHTSTFDALLTTLKHRHYLNLSVIRDHDFHYQYHSNGHKDYEKVYNTPFPQSTLEKLFTTIFDRYGITPRELKENQLLVSSVYQEGKKGYYLASLKYNHTYHLWTLSQTPLSVIVKDFTQKVSLYFLIFVAIGSIFFYLFRLIAKAEEKRHADLIEQATHDPLTLLPNRHFLHQNIHQWIYPKAPMFSLLYIDMDYFKNINDSFGHHLGDEVLIDIAKRLAQIAPKDSLIVRHGGDEFLLLTHMYEHHELLSFASHLIESLSQPYEIHQFHFTIGASVGIARYPEHGETLDALLRASDIAMYTSKKIKNSAHIFANEMQEGFLKNITMEQELRKAIKNNELFMVYQPQVDTQGNVFGVEALVRWNSTAFGKLVPPDQFIPLAEATGLMPKLGRLIFETACYDIAALEQELKRSLQISLNVSVRQFMDPLFLEDLLNILDKTDLHTLNITLEVTENLFIEELHYIVPLLEKIKSLGIQISMDDFGTGYSSLSMLRQLPIDELKIDKSFVYTIDKDETSAKMVQNIITIGKNLNMHILAEGVETQEQKELLTAFGCDRFQGYYFSKPLNKEALLAFLKSSAFYM; from the coding sequence GTGGCAATTATCAAAAAAAATATTTGGTTTATTTTTTACGTTTTATGCGTAACTGCCACCTTCTTATTTGGTGTGCTTTGCTATGTTACATGGCAAAATACCTCCCAAAAGTATCAAGCTTCCCAAGAGAATATTGTCGAACTGATGGCGAACGCCACACACTCTTTGTTTGATACCCACGAACGACTCATTGATATTTTAGGCTCAGCTATCCTAGAGCATATAGATGATAAAAACCCTAAAATTGCCATTGACAAACACGCACAATCCCTACTTCAAAATCCTGAGATGGTTGCCCTAGGTGTCACAACACCACAAGGAGATTTTATCTACGCAAGTTCTGATGATAATCCCAAAAATATACCCAATCTCCTTGCCCTTCCAGAAACACGAGACTCTTTCATTCAAGCATTGGCATCTCATGGCATGGTTTTTGGACGCACCTATTTTTCACCCCCTTTACAAAAATGGGGTATGCCCATTCGTAAAACGATTCGCAATGAAGCAGGTGAAGCACAATTTGTTATTACCACGGTACTGAAACATACCAGCACCTTTGATGCGCTTTTAACCACGTTAAAACACCGTCACTATCTTAATCTCTCGGTGATAAGAGACCATGACTTCCATTACCAATACCATTCCAATGGGCATAAAGATTACGAAAAAGTTTACAACACGCCTTTTCCTCAATCAACCCTCGAAAAACTTTTTACAACCATTTTTGATCGCTATGGTATCACCCCTAGGGAGCTCAAAGAGAACCAACTTTTAGTCTCTTCTGTATACCAAGAAGGAAAAAAAGGCTACTACCTTGCTTCATTAAAATATAATCACACCTACCATCTCTGGACACTTTCTCAAACACCGCTTAGCGTTATCGTGAAAGATTTTACTCAAAAAGTTTCTCTTTATTTTCTAATTTTTGTAGCGATTGGTAGTATTTTCTTTTACCTCTTCCGTCTTATTGCCAAAGCAGAAGAGAAACGCCATGCTGATTTAATCGAACAAGCAACCCATGACCCACTGACCTTACTTCCTAATCGCCACTTTTTACATCAAAACATCCACCAATGGATTTATCCTAAGGCCCCCATGTTTAGTCTTTTATATATTGATATGGATTATTTCAAAAATATCAATGATAGTTTTGGGCACCATTTAGGCGATGAAGTTCTCATTGACATTGCCAAACGACTCGCACAGATAGCCCCCAAAGATTCTTTAATCGTACGGCATGGAGGCGATGAGTTTCTTCTTTTAACGCATATGTATGAACATCACGAACTGTTGAGCTTCGCCTCACACCTCATCGAGTCTCTTTCTCAACCTTATGAAATTCACCAGTTTCACTTTACTATTGGTGCGAGTGTGGGCATTGCCCGCTATCCTGAGCATGGAGAAACCCTTGATGCTTTACTTCGAGCCTCCGATATTGCCATGTACACCTCCAAAAAAATTAAAAACAGTGCCCATATTTTTGCCAATGAGATGCAAGAGGGCTTTTTAAAAAATATCACCATGGAGCAAGAACTTAGAAAAGCCATCAAAAATAATGAACTTTTTATGGTTTACCAACCGCAAGTCGATACACAAGGAAACGTTTTTGGCGTTGAAGCTTTGGTACGATGGAACAGCACAGCTTTTGGAAAACTCGTACCTCCAGACCAATTTATTCCTTTGGCCGAGGCGACAGGATTAATGCCTAAATTAGGTCGTCTGATTTTTGAAACCGCTTGCTATGATATTGCTGCGCTTGAGCAAGAACTCAAACGAAGTTTACAAATTTCCTTAAATGTTTCCGTGCGTCAATTTATGGATCCCCTATTTTTGGAAGATTTGTTAAATATATTGGATAAAACAGACTTACATACGCTCAATATCACACTAGAAGTCACGGAAAATCTTTTTATTGAAGAGTTACACTATATAGTGCCTCTCTTAGAAAAAATCAAATCCTTAGGCATTCAGATTTCTATGGATGATTTTGGTACAGGCTACTCGTCTTTAAGTATGTTGCGCCAACTGCCTATTGATGAGCTTAAAATTGATAAAAGCTTTGTCTATACCATTGATAAAGATGAAACATCCGCTAAAATGGTGCAAAACATCATTACCATCGGTAAAAACCTCAATATGCACATCTTAGCAGAAGGCGTTGAAACCCAAGAACAAAAAGAGCTTTTAACAGCTTTTGGATGTGATCGTTTTCAAGGATACTATTTCTCAAAACCCTTAAATAAAGAGGCGTTATTAGCATTTCTTAAAAGTTCAGCTTTTTACATGTAA
- a CDS encoding ABC-F family ATP-binding cassette domain-containing protein, with protein MVEVNNLTMRFSHQLLFENINLKLDKGKRYGLIGANGAGKTTFLKILSRQIEPTSGNLSIENGLRVGVLGQNQYAFEDYTLKDAVMYGNKRLYDAIKEKEHLYVTGDFNDEKVNDRLAELEIICAEEDPTYEVDVNIEKILASLGFPVSMHESLMSELTGGDKFKILLAQVLYPKPDVLFLDEPTNNLDLEAISWLEEQLIRHEGTMVVISHDRHFLNAVVTNILDVDFKKIREFTGNYDEWYLAANLIAKQQEMDRDKKLKEKEELEAFVRRFSANASKAKQATSRQKRLEKLDIADIQTSSRRDPSIVFRAGRDIGNEVLDVEGIEKSYGDQKVLHNISFKVEKGDKIALIGHNGVGKTTLCNILMEQLEKDAGSVKWGATIIPSYFPQNTTDMISGDLQLFEWLQQYDAKKDLDEIRKCLGRMLFSGEEQKKSVSQLSGGEKHRIGLSKMMLEKGNFLVLDEPNNHLDLEAIIALGEGLFKFSGNVICVTHDRELIDAFANRIIELHPDGTMTDFKGDYEAFRETYGR; from the coding sequence ATGGTTGAAGTGAATAACTTGACGATGCGTTTTTCGCATCAATTATTGTTTGAAAATATCAATTTAAAATTGGACAAAGGGAAGCGTTATGGTCTTATTGGCGCAAATGGTGCTGGAAAGACAACGTTTTTAAAGATTTTATCCCGTCAGATAGAGCCAACCAGTGGCAATCTTTCGATTGAAAATGGCTTACGTGTGGGCGTTTTAGGACAAAATCAATACGCTTTTGAGGATTACACGTTAAAAGATGCCGTTATGTATGGCAATAAGCGTTTGTATGACGCCATTAAAGAAAAAGAGCACTTGTATGTTACGGGTGATTTTAATGATGAAAAAGTCAATGACCGTTTGGCGGAATTAGAGATTATTTGTGCAGAAGAAGACCCAACGTATGAAGTGGATGTGAATATTGAAAAAATTCTTGCCTCTTTAGGCTTTCCTGTCTCCATGCATGAGAGTTTGATGAGTGAACTAACCGGTGGCGATAAGTTTAAAATTTTGCTAGCGCAAGTGCTTTACCCAAAACCTGATGTCCTCTTTTTGGATGAGCCAACCAACAACCTCGATTTGGAAGCGATTTCATGGCTAGAAGAGCAACTCATTCGCCATGAGGGAACCATGGTGGTTATCTCCCACGATAGACACTTTTTAAATGCGGTTGTGACCAACATTTTAGATGTGGATTTTAAAAAGATTCGTGAATTTACAGGCAACTATGATGAGTGGTATTTAGCGGCAAATCTCATTGCTAAGCAACAAGAGATGGACAGAGACAAGAAGCTTAAAGAGAAAGAAGAACTTGAAGCGTTTGTGCGCCGCTTCTCCGCTAATGCGTCTAAAGCCAAACAGGCAACTTCTCGTCAAAAGCGTTTGGAAAAACTGGATATCGCAGATATTCAAACCTCTTCCAGACGTGATCCGAGTATTGTGTTTCGTGCAGGACGTGACATTGGCAATGAAGTGCTAGATGTTGAAGGCATTGAGAAGAGCTATGGCGATCAGAAGGTGCTTCATAATATCAGCTTTAAAGTTGAAAAAGGCGATAAAATTGCTTTAATTGGACATAACGGTGTGGGTAAGACAACGCTGTGTAATATTTTGATGGAGCAGTTGGAAAAAGATGCGGGTAGCGTAAAGTGGGGAGCGACGATTATTCCTAGCTATTTTCCTCAAAACACGACCGATATGATTAGTGGTGATTTACAACTTTTTGAATGGTTACAGCAGTATGATGCAAAGAAAGATTTGGATGAAATTCGAAAATGTTTAGGGCGTATGCTTTTTTCTGGAGAAGAGCAGAAAAAAAGTGTGAGTCAGCTTAGCGGTGGGGAAAAACACCGTATTGGGCTTTCAAAAATGATGTTGGAAAAAGGAAACTTTTTAGTTCTTGATGAGCCGAATAACCATCTTGATTTGGAAGCGATTATTGCTTTAGGTGAGGGATTGTTTAAATTTTCAGGCAATGTGATTTGTGTGACCCACGATAGAGAACTGATTGATGCCTTTGCTAATCGCATTATCGAGTTACATCCTGATGGCACAATGACAGATTTTAAAGGCGATTATGAAGCTTTTAGAGAGACCTATGGCCGCTAA
- a CDS encoding AEC family transporter, with protein MPYILNALLPICLIIFTGYVFKHMAFPSVDFWPKMDRFTYYVLMPSLLVYELSVAKIDLRYTFNLVMSSLGGVFLILLILILLNLFLHFERKAFTSIVQGGIRFNTYVFLALVNAIYHEEGLVLAAIVMAFAIPFINVLCIGVFAFYIREGKFSFRGFLKTIVKNPLIGACVMGGFLNFLGNPMPLFVLKGIAVLSHAALPMGLLSVGVGLELKYLKHAKKELVVSSVAKLVLFPLLAYGLGLLFGLEGMSLSIGVVFAAMPTATSAYILARELGGDVALMASIITLQTLACMGTLLLITPLL; from the coding sequence ATGCCTTATATTTTAAATGCGCTCTTACCGATTTGTTTGATTATTTTTACAGGATATGTCTTTAAACATATGGCATTTCCATCGGTAGATTTTTGGCCGAAAATGGATAGGTTTACCTATTATGTTCTTATGCCCTCGCTCCTAGTGTATGAGCTAAGCGTCGCAAAGATTGATCTTCGTTATACGTTCAATCTTGTGATGAGCTCTCTGGGTGGTGTTTTTCTTATTTTACTCATCTTAATTCTGCTCAATCTTTTTTTGCATTTTGAAAGAAAAGCGTTCACTTCCATCGTTCAAGGGGGTATTCGCTTTAATACCTATGTTTTTTTAGCGTTAGTAAATGCCATCTACCATGAAGAAGGGTTGGTTCTAGCAGCGATTGTTATGGCGTTTGCTATTCCGTTTATCAATGTTTTGTGCATAGGTGTTTTTGCTTTTTATATACGCGAAGGGAAGTTCTCATTTCGTGGATTTTTGAAAACCATTGTAAAAAATCCATTGATTGGTGCGTGTGTGATGGGTGGTTTTTTAAATTTTTTAGGCAATCCAATGCCACTGTTTGTTTTAAAAGGCATTGCGGTTTTAAGTCATGCAGCACTTCCTATGGGGCTTTTATCTGTGGGGGTTGGCTTAGAGCTTAAATATCTTAAACATGCGAAAAAAGAGTTGGTTGTCTCTAGTGTGGCTAAACTAGTTTTATTTCCTCTATTGGCGTATGGCTTAGGGCTTTTGTTTGGTTTAGAGGGTATGAGTTTGAGCATTGGTGTTGTGTTTGCGGCGATGCCGACCGCAACATCTGCGTACATTTTAGCGCGAGAATTGGGTGGAGATGTTGCGTTAATGGCTTCGATTATTACCTTGCAAACCTTAGCGTGTATGGGCACACTTTTACTCATTACCCCTTTACTTTAA
- the glmS gene encoding glutamine--fructose-6-phosphate transaminase (isomerizing): MCGIVGYIGTKEKRDFLIHGLKELEYRGYDSAGIAVLKEGEISSFKATGKLSNLDHKTENFSSSGFGLGIGHTRWATHGKPTEANAHPHWGEFSYIIHNGIIENYKEIKDELLKEGITFLSQTDTEVAVHLFEKNVRELGDCFKAFEKTIASLHGAYAILLITKKAPDVIFFAKNAVPLLLGRSPEHEVYFSSSDAPLIGHVNEVVYLEDGEYGWVEKNAITLIKNNTKQHLDFKPLTHDKLSAQKDGYRYFMEKEIYEQSIVVGETLMGRIKENTIVLDELSHIDFSAIDAIKICACGTSYHAALSACYMFERLSKIRTNVEIASEFRYKEPLLDPKTLFIVISQSGETADTLEALKMAKRGGMPTLAICNVDNSSIVRTADATILTRAGIEKGVASTKAFATQVITLWLLSLYVAQIKECIAPERLNEEISALLKIPLVLKVNEQTHEKIRRLSKRYLHGHGFFFIGRDLFYPLALEGALKLKEISYLHAEGYPAGEMKHGPIALADSELFTIALMPKNLLYDKMKSNVEELGARDSTLLIISPEPFDLADDFIKTNAHTHMMGEFFEMMLITQLLALEISIRLGNDVDMPRNLAKSVTVE, translated from the coding sequence TCCTTTAAAGCCACAGGAAAACTCTCCAATTTAGACCATAAAACTGAAAATTTCAGTTCATCAGGCTTTGGTCTTGGCATTGGGCATACCAGATGGGCGACCCACGGTAAACCCACAGAAGCCAATGCCCATCCTCATTGGGGTGAATTTTCATACATCATTCACAATGGCATTATCGAAAACTATAAAGAGATCAAAGATGAACTTCTCAAAGAGGGAATCACATTTCTAAGCCAAACCGATACCGAAGTAGCGGTGCATCTTTTTGAGAAAAATGTCCGTGAATTGGGAGATTGTTTTAAGGCATTTGAGAAAACCATCGCCTCTTTGCATGGAGCGTATGCTATTTTACTCATTACCAAAAAAGCACCTGATGTTATCTTTTTTGCAAAAAATGCCGTCCCCCTTTTACTAGGGAGAAGCCCTGAGCATGAAGTCTATTTTAGCTCTTCAGATGCCCCTTTAATTGGGCATGTCAATGAGGTTGTCTATTTGGAAGATGGGGAGTATGGTTGGGTCGAAAAAAATGCCATTACCCTGATTAAAAACAACACAAAACAACACCTTGATTTTAAACCACTCACCCACGATAAACTCAGTGCCCAAAAAGATGGTTATCGCTACTTTATGGAGAAAGAGATTTACGAGCAATCTATCGTTGTGGGCGAAACCTTAATGGGACGTATCAAAGAAAATACCATTGTTCTTGATGAACTCTCGCATATTGATTTTAGCGCTATTGATGCGATTAAAATCTGCGCATGCGGTACCAGTTACCATGCAGCCCTTAGTGCGTGTTACATGTTTGAACGCCTCTCAAAAATTCGCACTAATGTAGAAATCGCCAGTGAATTTCGCTATAAAGAGCCTTTACTCGACCCTAAAACGCTTTTTATCGTTATCTCCCAAAGTGGCGAAACCGCCGATACGCTTGAAGCACTCAAAATGGCAAAAAGAGGCGGTATGCCAACGCTTGCTATCTGTAACGTCGATAACTCTTCGATTGTTCGCACTGCTGATGCGACGATTCTTACACGTGCAGGCATTGAAAAAGGCGTTGCCAGTACCAAAGCATTTGCGACACAAGTTATTACGCTGTGGCTTCTTAGCCTTTATGTCGCTCAAATTAAAGAGTGTATCGCACCGGAGCGATTGAATGAAGAGATTAGTGCGCTTTTAAAAATTCCTTTAGTACTCAAAGTCAATGAGCAAACCCACGAAAAAATTCGCCGTCTCTCTAAACGCTACTTGCATGGACACGGTTTCTTTTTTATCGGAAGAGACCTCTTCTATCCTTTAGCCCTAGAAGGAGCGTTGAAGCTCAAAGAGATTAGCTACCTTCATGCTGAGGGGTATCCAGCAGGAGAGATGAAACACGGACCGATCGCCCTTGCCGATAGTGAACTTTTCACCATTGCGCTCATGCCTAAAAACCTTCTCTACGACAAAATGAAAAGTAACGTCGAAGAGTTAGGGGCAAGGGATTCAACCCTTTTAATCATTAGTCCAGAACCTTTTGATTTGGCCGATGATTTTATTAAAACCAATGCGCATACACACATGATGGGTGAGTTTTTTGAGATGATGCTCATTACCCAGCTCTTAGCGCTAGAAATCTCCATCCGTTTAGGCAATGATGTAGACATGCCACGTAACCTTGCCAAAAGCGTTACCGTAGAATAA
- a CDS encoding HIT family protein — MSTKLYENPFFYVEKEESTIPWVKIFTQKPYKELSDCDATTQHQMLQAMLCTEEIMRAYYHPTKINIAMFGNYLPHLHIHVMARFMEDSHFPESMWGIQQRESAIKLPNFEDFATLLSKKLSNL, encoded by the coding sequence ATGTCAACAAAACTCTATGAAAATCCATTTTTTTATGTCGAAAAAGAGGAGTCCACGATTCCGTGGGTCAAAATTTTTACACAAAAGCCCTATAAAGAGTTAAGCGACTGTGATGCCACAACGCAACACCAAATGCTACAAGCGATGCTCTGTACCGAAGAAATCATGAGAGCCTATTACCATCCTACCAAAATTAATATCGCTATGTTTGGCAATTATCTGCCCCATCTGCATATTCATGTGATGGCACGTTTTATGGAAGATTCACATTTCCCTGAGTCGATGTGGGGCATTCAACAAAGAGAATCAGCCATTAAACTCCCTAATTTTGAAGATTTTGCAACACTTTTGAGCAAAAAGTTATCGAACCTCTAA
- a CDS encoding M99 family carboxypeptidase catalytic domain-containing protein gives MKKRSFALFLLLCASSTFSADLHYSLIKKESGKTNESTLLVIGGIHGDEPGGYFAPMLLAKHYTIQKGNVWIVPNLNFDSIVKNRRGTYGDMNRKFAKIETKDKDFEIVSDIKKLILDPKVDLTLNLHDGQGFYRAKNIDKNFNPKAWGQATIIDQQKIPDAKYGNLAEIAKKVNQETNVDLIEDVHEFNVKNTNTKDKDKAMQQSLTYFSITNNKPAFAIETSKNITDLSHKVFYQLKTIEKFMKVMNIEFTRSFELEEKVIEELLKDVGMLEIPPTKIMLNLSTLKPSIRFFPINKADFHYHSENPLVAIIHDKNEYKIMNGNKLISTLKADMMEFDNSLNEINLLLDGKKSTAKVGTLIQAREHFEIAPIQGYRINIIGYSKEGVLSEEGIKVEPSVLMKSYAIDKEETTYMVHFYKDKKFCGMVNIQFIQH, from the coding sequence ATGAAAAAACGCTCGTTTGCCTTATTTTTATTACTCTGTGCCAGTTCTACGTTTAGCGCCGATTTGCACTACTCTCTCATCAAAAAAGAGAGTGGTAAAACCAATGAAAGTACCCTGCTAGTTATAGGAGGCATTCACGGCGATGAACCTGGTGGCTACTTTGCGCCCATGCTATTAGCCAAACACTATACCATTCAAAAAGGCAACGTTTGGATCGTTCCTAATCTTAATTTTGATAGCATCGTCAAAAACAGACGTGGCACCTATGGTGATATGAACCGTAAATTTGCCAAAATTGAAACAAAAGATAAAGATTTTGAAATTGTCTCTGACATCAAAAAACTGATTCTTGATCCCAAAGTTGATTTAACTCTCAATCTCCATGATGGACAAGGGTTTTACCGTGCAAAAAACATTGACAAAAATTTTAACCCCAAAGCGTGGGGACAGGCAACCATCATTGACCAACAAAAGATTCCGGATGCCAAATACGGCAATCTTGCGGAAATTGCGAAAAAAGTCAATCAAGAAACCAATGTTGATTTAATCGAAGATGTGCATGAATTTAACGTTAAAAACACGAACACCAAAGATAAAGATAAGGCGATGCAACAAAGCCTGACCTATTTTTCGATCACCAATAATAAACCTGCATTTGCGATTGAAACGAGTAAAAATATTACCGATCTTTCGCATAAAGTCTTTTATCAACTGAAAACCATTGAAAAATTTATGAAAGTCATGAACATCGAATTTACACGTTCATTTGAATTAGAAGAAAAAGTCATTGAAGAGCTTTTGAAGGATGTGGGGATGTTAGAAATTCCTCCGACAAAAATCATGCTCAATCTCTCAACGCTAAAGCCTTCTATCCGCTTTTTCCCCATTAACAAAGCAGATTTTCATTACCACAGTGAAAATCCTTTGGTGGCCATCATTCACGATAAAAATGAGTATAAAATCATGAATGGCAATAAACTCATTTCAACGCTAAAAGCCGATATGATGGAGTTTGATAACTCTTTAAATGAGATTAATCTCCTCCTAGATGGAAAAAAATCAACCGCAAAAGTGGGAACGCTGATTCAAGCACGTGAACATTTCGAAATTGCCCCCATTCAAGGATACCGTATCAATATTATTGGGTATTCCAAAGAGGGTGTACTCAGTGAAGAAGGCATCAAAGTGGAGCCTAGTGTCCTGATGAAGTCCTATGCGATTGACAAAGAAGAGACCACCTATATGGTACACTTTTACAAAGATAAAAAGTTCTGTGGTATGGTCAATATTCAGTTTATTCAACATTAA